Proteins from a genomic interval of Paenibacillus lentus:
- a CDS encoding GerMN domain-containing protein, whose protein sequence is MKWNRSIRNTAVAGLLALPLLLTACNPFAAKSSAQIDPPPEDIEYQMLRNLEVQDQSSSGTEGKMSTVYLQNDHGLLAPVAIPLPEDDSSTQLTRVLESLVKDGPYAKLVPAGFTGVLPEGTEVKAITLQKDQQLAIVEFTEPFRNYGAPEERKVMEALTWTLTENPDIRQIQLWVDGEKLNEMPVDGTPLDRPLTRVLGINLEMNNGTSLSQSSPVTMYFSAATPEGVQYFVPVTRFVPSASDRIQSALHELIKGPARGEGLERVVTDNTTVDSIDISQDGIVTVSISDDMFDPGERVPAQMLQSLVLTVTENTPEDQVRIWLNGQKNVVGLDNQKYSEPVSRPENINQIPL, encoded by the coding sequence ATGAAATGGAACCGCTCAATACGCAACACTGCTGTTGCGGGATTGCTCGCTCTCCCGTTATTGCTGACAGCCTGTAACCCCTTTGCGGCAAAATCATCAGCTCAAATTGACCCTCCACCGGAAGATATTGAATATCAGATGCTTAGGAATCTTGAGGTGCAGGATCAGTCAAGCTCAGGTACGGAAGGCAAGATGTCGACCGTCTATTTGCAGAATGATCACGGCTTGTTAGCTCCGGTTGCTATTCCGCTGCCGGAAGATGACAGCAGCACGCAATTAACTCGTGTCCTGGAAAGCTTGGTGAAGGACGGCCCCTATGCTAAGCTCGTTCCAGCAGGATTTACAGGGGTACTGCCCGAAGGAACCGAGGTCAAGGCAATTACACTGCAGAAAGACCAGCAATTAGCCATTGTCGAATTTACAGAGCCTTTTAGGAATTACGGGGCCCCGGAAGAACGTAAAGTTATGGAGGCTCTCACCTGGACGTTGACGGAAAATCCGGACATCCGGCAGATTCAACTCTGGGTCGACGGCGAAAAGCTGAATGAAATGCCCGTGGATGGAACGCCGTTAGATCGTCCATTGACGAGAGTCTTAGGCATTAATTTAGAGATGAATAACGGCACTAGCCTGTCACAAAGCAGCCCAGTTACTATGTATTTTTCAGCGGCGACGCCGGAGGGCGTGCAATATTTTGTGCCGGTCACTCGTTTTGTCCCCAGCGCTTCTGACCGGATTCAGTCAGCATTGCATGAATTAATAAAAGGTCCGGCCCGTGGGGAAGGACTAGAGCGCGTTGTTACCGATAACACTACTGTCGACAGTATCGATATATCGCAGGACGGCATTGTCACTGTATCGATCAGCGACGATATGTTTGATCCAGGAGAGAGAGTGCCTGCTCAGATGCTTCAATCCTTAGTACTTACTGTGACGGAGAATACTCCGGAGGATCAGGTGCGAATCTGGCTGAATGGTCAAAAGAATGTTGTTGGACTTGATAATCAGAAATATAGCGAACCAGTGTCCAGGCCGGAAAACATCAACCAAATTCCACTGTAA